Part of the Xenopus tropicalis strain Nigerian chromosome 3, UCB_Xtro_10.0, whole genome shotgun sequence genome, gaaggccctactggtaaataaaacattagagaggttattatatgatcctcttatatatttatacatagttatcatgtcacccctttaagcgcctcttctccagtataaacaaacccaactgggccagcctttccccataactgagacttcccataccctttaccagcttagttgcccttctctggaccctctctaactcaataatgtcccgtttgagcactggagaccaaaactgaacagcatattctagatggggccttaccagcgctctgtaaaggggaagaataaccccctcctcccgtgaatctataccccatttaatacagctcaaacccctgtttgcccttgcagctgctgcctggcattgcttgctacagccaagtttattatctacaaggactccaaggtccttttgCTGCTGTATTTGTATATACTAATGCCTATTGTAtctgcttctctctctctcaggtCGCAAAGCTCCTCTTTATCAAGAGACGGCCATGTCTGTGAATCAGCTGAATACAAGGGTGGAGCAGACGAAACCGGGTCCGACAGGAACTGTCTGTTTTGGGCAGGTGAGTGGGAAATGGGGTTCTGCCTTCAGTGGCAGCCGCTTTAGGGGTTCCTTTGCATCAGAGGAGGGTTTGACGTTGTGCTGCTTTGCAGAACCCATTCACCGCGGAGGAATACCAAGCCGTACAGAATGCGCTACGCCAGAAGCTGGGCCCGGAATACATCAGCAGCCGGCAAGCCGGAGGAGGACAGAAGGTGTGTAAGATAATGGCAAGAATAGGGGACCGGGGAAGGGGTTATATGCTGGAACAGGTACAATGCAAGTGGGGCCCCTGCATGTTCATTTGGGGATGGAGCCCTCCGGCCCTGGAACATTGCTTCATGTAAAATAAACATGTAGGGGTAAGCCCAGCTTGCATTGTACCTGTTGTGCCGGCCACATTCTTGTTGTGCCGGCCACCGGGTCGTTGAAATAAGAGGTATGGGTGTGCCGGCGGAACTCCCTATGCTCAGTGGTACAGCCCTATGGGATACACATATACACAGTGGTACATTCATTCTGACTCTGTTATCCCACAACAACGGGTTCTTCTCCTGCCCCCCTTGGCAGGTGTGTTACATAGAAGGACACAGAGTGATTAGCCTGGCCAATGAGATGTTTGGATACAACGGCTGGTCCCATTCCATCACTCagcagaatgtgggtgagtttagATTTGACAGTTCACTGGGTCACAATGCTGGCCACTCCCATTTACCTGCTGAACCGTTAACCTTTTGACAGATTTTGTCGACCTGAGTAACGGGAAGTTCTACGTCGGGGTGTGCGCCTTTGTCAAGGTCCAGCTTAAGGTAAAGATACTTCTAGTTGCCCAGGTggtaccacacccattttattcCCCTGGGTATATTAACCCTGTCTGCTGCTCACGTGGTATCTTCTTTCCTGCTCAGGATGGCTCCTACCATGAGGATGTCGGATATGGGGTCAGTGAAGGGCTGAAGTCCAAAGCTCTATCGTTAGAGAAAGCTCGGAAAGAGGCAGTCACAGATGGGTTAAAACGGGCGCTAAAGTAAGTGATCCCTGAGTGGGCAAGATGATCAGTGACTGGGGAGAGAGGGGGTTAATGTTGGACCTGTGTGTCTCAgtcttagggagaagacacactaggctactagtagcagctactttttcatggctactaaactccaaaaaatcccctgccatagacaatactgagaattgcctctgctaaacacacgtagagacagttatcagtaaatgatcagcattgtctattttagtagccatgagaagtagctgctactagtagctctgtgtgtcttcacccttagggagaagacacacagagctacttagcagctacttgtcacggctattaAACGAGAatataccttgccatagacaatagtgagaaattacaagacaattatcaataaatgatcaggaTTGTCTATtcttgtagccgtgacaagtagctgctactagtagctccgtgtgtttgTACCCTTAGTCAAAAGAACTTTCACTGTATAAAACAAGCTCCCCTTGCTGCTGTTTTGCCTTAGGCTTAGAGATAAGGAGGAAGTCAATATAAGAAGCTATGATCcagcttagggtgaagacacactgggctactagtagcagctacttttcatggctactaaatgccaggaaatcccctgccatagacaatactgagaattgcctctgctaaacacacgtagagacaattatcagtaaatgatcagcattgtctgttttagtagccacgagtagctgctactagtagccctgtgtgtcttcaccttaagctGGATCACAGCTTCTTATATTGACTTCCTCCTTATCTCTAAGCCTAAGGCAAAACAGCATCCAGGggagcttgtttatacagagctcataatGAAAGTTTTTGAATACACATGGGCCCATGATCCCCCCCCCAGTGTAGTAGAACCTTAGTAACAGTATGGCGGGCAAACACAAAGCTTCATTGGCCGGTCACTTCCTGTCGCTACAGGTGCTTTGGGAACGCCCTGGGAAACTGCATTTTGGATAAAGATTATCTTCGTGCTGTGAACAAACTTCCAAAGCAGGTGAGTGCGCCCGGAGTCACCAATCAGATGCAGTCTCAGCCGTGCAGTGGGAAATGATGCCTCCCCCCAATCCCATGAAAACACAGTAGGGATCCAGGAATCTCATTGGATGATCCTCTTGCGTTactatgggggtcactgaccctggagacCCTGAGGGGGATTTTCTAGGGTTAAGTTTCAACCTCTAGTCTTTAATGAATTGTATCACCTGGCCATATGTTCCTTTAGGTGCTGTCAGAACTGGACTTAGCGCAGACCAAGCGGCAGGACTTTGATGCTACTTTAGAGAAAGCCCGATACAGCAGCTTCCAACAGGCCCAGAAACCAGCAGAGAGACCAGAACCAGCTGTACGGCGCTCGCCAAGGCCCAGTTACCCATTACCTTCTGAAACAAACTATGAGGGAAGCACCCGGATAAGTCCGGAGGCCAACCGTACAGGTAGTACCGGGTGAGTAACTTTGTTTTatattcagccaggggcgtggcTTTAAAGCAGTTCTTTCTAGCAGTTTCCATATAGTAGCGCAGTTCCAAATAGAATGATCCAACTATGAGCTTGAGTCAGGGGGGCCATAAAATATCTCTTGGGGAACCCTATATAGGCTTTCAGTTACACAGATttcctacagaggaagcagaacctgcaATTGCTATGGTGCTAAAGTGTTTGTAAAACAATAGGGGGGCTATGGGAGTTAAAGGATTGTTGTAGTTTTAGCTGGTCTTACACCACATAGGGCATTCTATCTACCCCTCTGATAATAGATATAACTCATGTTGTGCCTGTAGTTCAGCACTGTCCTGTAACTCCGAGATGGACGCCACGTATCAGCGCAAAATGCGCCAGAAGCAACTGCAACAGCAGTTCCGGGAGCAGATGGAGAAAAAACAGCAGACCCGCGATCCTGAGAACCTTCCAGATACAAGCCGAGGGGGTAAGATGCaatacatctcccagcatccctcagtggtgtgagctgtagtttaacaacactgCACTGTGTCAGAATTAGCTCTGAGCCAATCATGTGTACAGTacatgatagacagatagatagatgagagatagatagatagatagatgagagatagatagatagatgatagatagatgagagatagatagatgagagatagatagatagatgagagatagatagatgagagatagatagatgagagatagatagatagatgatagatagatagatgagagatagatgagagatagatagagagatagatagatgagagagagatagatagatgagagagatagatagatgagagagagatagatagatagagagatagatagagagatagatagagagatagatgagagatagatgagagatagatagagagatagatagatagagagatagatagatgagagatagatagatgagagagagatagatagatgagagagagatagatagatgagagagagatagatagatgagagatagatagatagatagatgagagatagatagatagatagatgagagatagagagatagatagatagatagatgagagatagatgagagagagatagatagatgagagagatagatagatgagagagatagatagatgagagatagatagatgagagatagatagatgagagatagatagatgagagatagatagatagagagatagatagatgagagagagatagatagatgagagagagatagatagatgagagagagatagatagatgagagatagatagatagatgagagatagatagatagatagatagatgagagatagagagatagatagatagatagatgagagatagatgagagagagagatagatagatgagagagatagatagatgagagagatagatagatgagagagatagatagatagatgagagatagatagagagatagatgagagatagatgagagatagatagagagatagatagatgagagagagatagatagatgagagagagatagatagatgagagagagatagatagatgagagagagatagatagatgagagagagatagatagatgagagatagatagatagatgagagatag contains:
- the rad52 gene encoding DNA repair protein RAD52 homolog isoform X1 produces the protein MSVNQLNTRVEQTKPGPTGTVCFGQNPFTAEEYQAVQNALRQKLGPEYISSRQAGGGQKVCYIEGHRVISLANEMFGYNGWSHSITQQNVDFVDLSNGKFYVGVCAFVKVQLKDGSYHEDVGYGVSEGLKSKALSLEKARKEAVTDGLKRALKCFGNALGNCILDKDYLRAVNKLPKQVLSELDLAQTKRQDFDATLEKARYSSFQQAQKPAERPEPAVRRSPRPSYPLPSETNYEGSTRISPEANRTGSTGSALSCNSEMDATYQRKMRQKQLQQQFREQMEKKQQTRDPENLPDTSRGGTTFAPRVPPLGHSTPAAPQPQFAPEEEFLADDPELWDIPLEAVEMDPFSNGSIQPAPNALPTPVTPNGQHHMMTRSKTPQRANHLRQPLRPTAWNQPNGNTGQRIDRSPYRHNQGMMKKRRLEPS
- the rad52 gene encoding DNA repair protein RAD52 homolog (The RefSeq protein has 3 substitutions compared to this genomic sequence); amino-acid sequence: MSVNQLNTRVEQTKPGPTGTVCFGQNPFTAEEYQAVQNALRQKLGPEYISSRQAGGGQKVCYIEGHRVISLANEMFGYNGWSHSITQQNVDFVDLSNGKFYVGVCAFVKVQLKDGSYHEDVGYGVSEGLKSKALSLEKARKEAVTDGLKRALKCFGNALGNCILDKDYLRAVNKLPKQVLSELDLAQTKRQDFDATLEKARYSSFQQAQKPAERPEPAVRRSPRPSYPLPSETNYEGSTRISPEANHTGSTGSALSCNSEMDATYQRKMRQKQLQQQFREQMEKKQQTRDPENLPDTSRGGTTFAPRVPPLGHSTPAAPQPQFAPEEEFLADDPELWDIPLEAVEMDPFSNGSIQPAPNALPTPVTPNGQHHMMTRSKTPQRANHLRQPLRPTAWNQPNGTTGQRIDRSPYRHNQGMMKKRHLEPS